One Clarias gariepinus isolate MV-2021 ecotype Netherlands chromosome 18, CGAR_prim_01v2, whole genome shotgun sequence genomic window carries:
- the si:dkey-1h24.6 gene encoding T-cell-specific surface glycoprotein CD28 — MKTSWLYATLLPLFLFSCALPEKQCPWKDGIPNVRRVPLYSNVSVPCPGFTAEEMTFTLHRGDDKFASITYGNMSLIRSQENLGRILEHSVNSSDNTTNFILLNVTLNATGLYTCMAEKAYPPPLVKIPEQPQIIVIVEEHGCTHARHIVEPPTNHLPFWVGFGALSIYGLIITFIALSLRFRLKREDMSSHDYMNMKPRGWRKKQGINHPNHLSLYNDTAKGAAVNKKLQSKGTSV; from the exons ATGAAGACTTCCTGGCTGTATGCGACCCTCCTGCCCCTTTTCCTCTTCAGCTGTGCCCTCCCTGAGAAACAGTGCCCTTGGAAAG atgGTATCCCAAATGTTAGGCGTGTACCGCTCTACAGCAATGTTTCCGTGCCCTGTCCCGGTTTTACAGCAGAGGAGATGACGTTCACGTTGCATAGGGGTGATGATAAATTCGCCTCCATCACGTATGGGAATATGTCATTAATAAGAAGCCAAGAAAACTTAGGACGCATTTTGGAGCACTCTGTGAACAGCTCTGACAACACCACTAATTTTATCCTTCTCAATGTGACGCTGAACGCGACAGGCTTGTACACATGCATGGCTGAAAAGGCCTACCCGCCTCCACTGGTAAAGATCCCGGAGCAACCTCAGATCATTGTGATTGTTGAAG aacatggGTGTACACACGCCAGACACATAGTGGAACCCCCTACCAATCATCTGCCCTTTTGGGTGGGCTTTGGGGCACTGAGCATATATGGCCTGATAATCACTTTCATTGCATTATCCCTGAGG TTCCGTCTAAAAAGAGAAGACATGTCCTCACATGACTACATGAACATGAAGCCTCGAGGATGGCGAAAGAAGCAAGGCATCAATCACCCAAACCACCTCAGCTTGTACAATGACACGGCCAAGGGCGCGGCCGTCAACAAGAAGCTTCAATCTAAAGGGACATCTGTTTAA